Within Limisalsivibrio acetivorans, the genomic segment GCCCCGTAAGGCCGCTTTTACTTGTTACATAGTTTGCCTGGCCGGCGTTGCCCATGAAGCCAACAACGCTTGAAATGTTGATTATCTTACCGTAGCGCTTCTTCATCATACCCTTAACTGCGAAGCGGGTACAGAGGAATGCGCCCTTGAGGTTGGCATCGATAACTGCGTCCCAGTCCTCTGTTTTCATTCTCATGATAAGGCCGTCTTTGGTTATGCCCGCATTATTCACAAGGATATCGACCGTGCCGAGCTCCTTTTCTATCGATGCGAACATCTCCTTAACCGAAGGCTCATCGGCGACATTTGCCTTAACCGCCAGAGCCTTGCCGCCTGATTCTTCTATCTCTTTAACAACCTCTTCAGCCTTTGCTGAGCTGGAGGCGTAGTTAACTGCCACATTTGCACCCAGCGATGCCAGCTTAAGCGCCACTGTGCGACCGATCCCTCTGGAACCGCCTGTTACGAGGGCTACCTTTCCTTCGAGCATATCAGTATCTCCTTAAAGCTTCTCTTCATCACCGACAATCCCCACATTGGAACAGTTCAGTGATTTATCGACCTTGCGGACGAGTCCTGTGAGAACCTTTCCGGCTCCCACCTCTATGAAAGTGTCAGCACCTGCTGCGGCCATATTCTGGATCGTTTCTGTCCACAGAACGGGGCTTGCAACCTGCTTAACAAGATTGTCGTAAACATGGGAAGCCGATCTTTCGGGCTCCGCCTTAACATTACTGAACACAGGAGTGCTCAGATCATTTATATCGATATTCTTAAGATACTCCGCCATTTTAACCGCCGCGGGCTTCATGAGCGAGCAATGGAAGGGTGCACTAACGGGGAGCATAACAGCCCTCTTAGCACCAGCCTCTTTGATCTTCTCGGCAAACTCGGCAACCTTTGCCGTACTCCCCGCAACGACTATCTGCCCGGGGGAATTAAAGTTTGCCGGCTCCACAACGCCGTTGTCGTCGGTGAGTTCCAAGCATACCCTGCGCACGGTCTCCTCATCGGAGCCCATGACGGCGGCCATGGAACCCGTTCCCACAGGCACAGCCTCCTGCATAAATTTACCACGGTTGTGAACAGCAAGGACTGCGTCCTCGAAGCTCATTCCTCCGGCTGCCACAAGGGCGGAATACTCGCCGAGGGAGTGCCCGGCGAAGAAATCGGGGCTGAGCTTATCCTTAACAACCTCCCAGAGACCAACACTCATCGTGAGCAGAGCCGGCTGGGTGTTTGAGGTGAGTTTAAGGTCCTCTTCGGGGCCGTTGAACATGAGTTCTGTAAGGGAGTAGCCGAGAACCTCGTCCGCTTTGTCGAATATATTCTTTACTTCATCGTATTTTTCGTAGAAATCCTTCCCCATACCCACTGTCTGGGAGCCCTGACCGGGGAAGATTACTGCTGTTTTACCCATGCTTAGTTCCTCCTGCAATCAGAATGTAAAGACCATACCGCCCCATGTAAGTCCGCCTCCAAAGGCGGCGGAGGCGATGTTCATACCCCTCTTGATCCTACCCTCACGAACAGCTCCGTCAAGGGCGGTGGGGATGGTTGCGGCGGATGTATTGCCGTATCTGTCCAAATTTATTATTACCCTTTCCTGTGCAAGGTTAAGCCTTTTCGCTGTGGCATCGATGATTCTGAGGTTCGCCTGATGGGGGATGAGGAAGTCGATATCATCATAGGAGAGTCCGCTCATCTCCACAGCCCTTGAAGCTACTTCGGCCATGGCCCTTACGGCTATCTTAAAGACCTCATTCCCGCTCATCTTTATCATGCCCGCTTCAATATCCAGCTCATTACGCTTGGCAAGATACTCGGTACCGAGGCATGGGAGTGCGAGAAGATCCGCATGGTCGCCGTCCGCATGAACGCTTACGCTTCTTATGCCGGGTTTGTCCGATGCAGAGAGGACAGCCGCTCCAGCTCCGTCACCGAAGAGGATGCATGTGCTTCTATCGCTCCAGTCCACAGTGGCGGTGATCTTTTCCGCACCAATGACAAGGATATTCTTGGCACTTCCCGATTTGATCATCGAATCTGCAACGTTGCAGGCATAGAGAAATCCGGTACATGCCGCAGCAATGTCGAAGGCGAAGGTTCCGGGAATACCCAGAAGGCTCTGCACACGGCATGCGCAGGAGGGCATCGTAGTATCGGGGGTGAAGGTGGCGAAGATAATTCCGTCAAGATCCTCCGGCTTCATCTCTGCCATCTCCAAGGCCTTAAGCCCCGCTTCATAGCCCATATCCGAGCATGAGTGATTCTTGGCTATACGTCTTTCACGTATGCCGGTTCGGGTAATAATCCACTCATCAGAGGTCTCAAGAAACTTTTCAAAGTCATGGTTCGTCATTACATCCGGCGGGAAAAAAGAGCCCGTACCGGAAATTCTAGAAAATATAGCCATATTGACACCGTCGGGGATGACGGGCGTTAACTGCCCTGATTAGATTTTTTCTTAAATTTTCCGAGAATATTATCCAGAAATGACCCGCCTTTGTCAACTTCTAATACCTCGAAGGATTCCTTTACCTTCTCCTCTATGAGGCCGTTGAGGTTGTTTTCGGCAAGTTCTTTTGCAACACGTATTCCGTTTTTAACAGCGTTGTGGTTGCTGCTGCCGTGGCCGATGATGCAGACACCGCCAACACCGAGCAGAGGAGCACCGCCGTATTCGGTATAGTCCGCCCTCTCTTTAACACGCATAAGAGCCCCTTTGGCGAAAAGAGCACCTATCTTGGCGGGGACTGATTTGGTTATCTCCTCTTTTATCATCTTGGAGACGAACCAGCCGGCGGATTCGGAAACCTTGAGAGCGACATTGCCTGAGAAACCGTCGCAGACGATTACGTCTGTCGTCCCCCTGAACATATCCTTACCCTCCACGTTGCCGTGGAAGTTGACAACGCCGGTGGATTCACGAAGGAGCTGATTTACAACCTTGATAACATCGCTCCCCTTCATCTCCTCTTCGCCGATACTGAGCAGACCTGTCTTAGGGTCGTCTATGCCGAGGGCTATGTGTGCGTATGCACTACCCATAATGGCAAACTGAAGATAATGGAGAGGTTTGCATTCAACGTTCGCCCCTGCATCGAGGAGAACGGTGTGCCCTTTTATGGTGGGGAGAACTGCGCCGATGGCGGGCCTGTCGATGCCCTCAAGAACCTTGAGAACCATCTTAGCAACGGCCATAACAGCGCCCGTGTTTCCGGCACTGAAGAACGCATCACCGCTGCCGTCTTTAACGTGGCGCAGGCCTTTGTGTATGGAGGAATTCCTCTTCCCTCTCAGGATTGCAGAGGGGGAATCATCCATGGTTACAACATCTTCAGCGTCGCTGATCTCAATACGGGAAAGGGGGTAGGATGAGAGCTTATCAAGCTCCTCTTTGACCTGGGCTTCACGACCCACCAGGAGTATATCAGTATCAAGGTCGCGGCAGGCGTCCGCCGCTCCTCTCACAATCTCCACGGGGGCAAAATCACCCCCCATGGCATCAACGACAATTCTCATGTTCTTAGATTTCTGCTTTGTCTACAACCTGCTTCTTGTTGTAATACCCGCAGGAAGGGCAGACTCTGTGGGGCATGGTAAGCTCGCCGCAGTTGCTGCACTTGTGGAATGCCATGGTCTTGGCGTGATGGTGGCTTCTTCTGTGCCCTTTTTTGGATCTGGTTGTTTTCTTCTTAGGTACTGCCATTTTGCATTGCTCCTTAGATTTATTCTTTAAGTTTCCGGAGTTTTTCCCATCGGGAATCCTTCTCCGGCTCCGTATTATCCTCTTCCTCCTCTATGGGAAGTTCCTCTGCGCAATCTTCATCGCAGGTAACTTTCATAGGGAGCAGAAGCAGCGATTCCTGCTTCAGGATTTCATGGAGATCTATATGATCCGCCGCACCCTCATAGGTTCCGGCGTCCTCATCACTAAGCTCAATCTCTTCCCCCTCAATCTTGAGAGTGCCTGCCAATACTCTGACACGCACCTGCTCGCCAAGGTTCAGTTTTCTCTTTTTCAGGCATCTGTCGCAGGTTAGCACAACCTCCGAATCAAGACGGCCATCAAGGAAAAATTCCTCGTTTTTGGAGTCCAGGGGATAGATACTTCCGCTGAAGGCGACCCTTTCGAAGGTGCCTTCGTCAAACTCAAAGGAAAGCTCCGTCTCAAGCTCCTTCCCCTCTTCGTTTATACTCTCGAAATACAGCTTCACCAGTCACCTCGGTCAAAGAGAAAGAATATTATAGAAGGGTCGATGGAAAGTCAAGCCTATATAGCATTTCAGTAACATTGATCCGCCACATCTTCAAGGACAGATTTCCAAAGCCCCGCAGGTGAGGCTAATTTGTGCAACATTGAATTGACACCCATGGTAAATATCGGTAAAGTCCAAACTTGGTAAAAGCGTCAATAAAAGAGGTTTTCAAACATGAAGCTTACAGTCATCGGAGCCGGATATGTGGGCCTCGTAACCGCTGCATGTCTTGCAGATACCGGTAACGAGGTTATGTGCATCGAAAAGGTGTCATCAAAACTCGAAACCCTCAGAAAAGGGGAATCGCCCATCTACGAACCCGGCCTCTCCGAGGTTCTTAAAAAGAATATCTCAAATGGAAACATTACCTTCTCGGATAACATTGATGAAGGGGTACGCTTTGCAGAAGCGATATTCCTCTGCGTGGGCACACCCCAGAGCGATACGGGTAAGGCGGATCTCTCCCAGGTTGAGGAAGCCGCAAGACAGATTGCCTCCATAAGCGACGGCTACAAGCTCATAATCGAAAAATCCACCGTTCCCGTTAATACACACAGGCGTGTCAAGATGACACTAAACAGATACGCCGCACCCGATGCCCAGTTTGATGTTGCATCAAACCCCGAGTTCCTCAGGGAAGGTTCTGCGCTTTACGACTTCTCAAATCCCGACCGTATCGTTGTCGGCGTGGAGAGCGAAAGGGCGGAGCAGATATTTAAGGATATATATAAGCCATACACCGATCAGGGCTTCCCTTTACTGATAACAACACCCGCTGCGGCGGAGCTTATAAAGCATGCCTCAAACTCATTCCTCGCCCTTAAAATATCCTACATTAATATGGTATCCGACCTCTGCGAAAAGGTTGGTGCAGATATTGAGCTGGTGGCGGACGGCATGGGCTACGACAAGCGTATCGGAAGACCCTTCCTCAATGCCGGCCTCGGCTACGGCGGAAGCTGCTTCCCCAAGGATATAAAGGCGTTCATCAACATGGCAAACGAAAACGGTGTCGATTTCACCCTCCTCGAAGAGGCGGATATGATAAACGCATCACGCCGTAGCAAATACCTCGAGATGATCGAGGATATCCTCTGGATCAACAAGGATAAGCAGATATGCATATGGGGACTTGCCTTTAAACCTAATACAGACGACATCCGTGAGGCACCCGCAATTGATATAGTAGGCGAGCTCGGTGAGGCGGGAGCACAACTCAGGCTCTTTGACCCCAAAGCCACTGAAAACTTTAAGAACTTCTACCCCGAGGGGGGGAATATCAAATACTTCAACGATAAGTACGAAGCACTTAACGGTGCGGATGCCCTTCTCATCGTTACGGAGTGGTCTGAATTCAAAGAGGCTGACATCGAAAAGATCAAGTCCCTTATGCAGCTCCCCATTATAATAGACGGCCGCAACATATACGATCCCGCAACAATGAAGGAAGCAGGAGTTGAATATTACAGCATCGGCAGATAAAAAAAGGGTTCTCATAACCGGGGCCGCCGGATTTATCGGCAGTCACCTCACCGACCGATACCTCAAAGAGGGTTGGCAGGTTATTGGCATGGACAACCTGCTCACAGGGAGCATGGAAAATATCGCCCATAACCTCGGAAATGAGAATTTCACCTTTGTTAAATACAATGTTACAAACTATATACATGTGGAAGGGAAGGTTGACCTTGTGCTCCATTTCGCCTGCCCAGCTTCACCCGTAGACTACCTTAACTACCCCATCCAGACACTTAAGGTGGACTCCATAGGAACCATGCACTCTCTAGGCCTCGCCAAGGAGAAGAAGGCTCGCTACGTCTTCGCATCCACCTCCGAGATATACGGGGATCCCGAGGTTCACCCGCAACCTGAAAGCTACTGGGGGAATGTGAACCCCCTCGGCCCACGTTCCGTATACGATGAGGCGAAGCGGTTCTCCGAATCGATGACGGTGACATACCACAGGAAGCATGGTGTCGATGCTCGAATTGTCCGAATATTCAACACCTACGGCCCACGCATGCGTCTCAATGATGGACGTATCATCCCCAACTTCGTTTATCAGGCCCTCACTGGAAAGCCGATCACCGTGTACGGTGACGGAAGCCAGACAAGGAGCTTCTGCTACATCGAAGATCTCGTTGAGGGTATCTACCGTGTCTCAACCATGGAAGGCATCTCGGGTGAGGTTTTCAACCTCGGCAACACCGATGAATACACCGTAAAAAGCTTTGCGGAGATAATCACAGATAACCTGCAGGCTTCCGGAGGACTCGTCTATGAGGATCTTCCACAGGATGATCCCAAGCGCAGATGCCCCGATATTACAAAGGCAAAGAAGGTTCTCGGCTGGGAGCCAAAAGTCAGCCTTGATGACGGACTACGTGAAACCGTCGACTACTTCCGTGAAGCCATCGAGAAAATCGGGGAGTAGGCATGTCTTCCAATCTACCCCTTTCCGTTTCCATCATATCCTTTAATGAAGAGGACAACATAGGCCGCACCCTCGAAAGCGTTATGGGCTTTGCGCATGAGATTATCGTCGTTGATTCCCACTCTACTGATAAAACAGTTGAAATCGCCGAAGCTTTTGGTGCAAAGGTTTATGACGAGGACTGGAAGGGGCATGTAAAGCAGAAGAATTCCGCCATAGAAAAATGCACTCAGGAATGGATCCTCTCCCTCGACTGTGATGAGGTAGTAACACCCGAGCTCGAAAACTCCATAAGAGAAACAGTTGCCTCCGGTGAAAAGGACGGCTACATCATGAACCGCCGCACCTTCTACGCAGGAAAGATGCTCGCCCATTCATGGCAGCCGGACAACAAGCTCCGCCTCGTGAAACGTTCAGCAAATCCCCGCTGGGGAGGGTACGACCCCCACGATGTCCTTGAGATAGAAGGAACTAAGGGTAAACTGAACGGCGATCTAATCCACTACTCCTACCGTGATATTAACGACCACTTTCAGCGTCTTCTTAAATACGCCAAAACAGCCGCCATGAGCTACCATAAAAACGGACGCAGATTCAGCATGTTTCGCCTTATCTTCAATCCGCCTGCGGCATTCATCAAGAAGTACATCATCAGAGGCGGATTTCTAGACGGTTTTCACGGCCTCCTTGTTGCCGTAAGCAGCTTTATTTACGTCTTCCTTAAATATGTGTTCCTATGGGAAATTGAGCGCAATGAGGGCTAAGGTAATCTCAGTAGGGAATATCTCCCTCGGCGGAACGGGTAAAACACCCTTCACCATAATGCTCACACGCCACTTCCTCGAACAGAACAAAAAGGTCTGCATACTCTCCAGAGGCTACAGAGGCAAGGCGGGACTCGATACCACAGTGATCTCAGACGGCAGCGAGATCAAGCTCTCGCCCCCAGAAGCGGCGGATGAGCCATACATGATGGCAAAGGCCTGCCCAGGAGCTGTTGTAATCACAGGTAAAGAGAGGCTCAAGTCTGCACAGGTTGCCGAGGAACGATTCGACCCCGATATAATAATACTGGACGATGGATTCCAGCATAAGCGTATGCCCAGAGATGTGGACATCCTGCTCATGGACCAGAAACGCCCCGTATCCACAGGACTCATATTCCCCTTCGGCTACCTGAGAGAGTTTCCCCGGGGTATTCAGCGTGCAGATATAGTTGTTTTCACCCGAGCCATAGATGAAAACATAGAGAAAAATATCAGGCACCTAGTAAAGGATAAACCGATATTCTTCAGCAAGATCCGGTTCAAGGGGATTTACCAGAACGGCAAAGAAGTAGACCTTCAGGAGTTTGGACGCAAAAAGATCTTCGCCTTCGCAGGAATAGCCTCACCAATGAAGTTCTTTCGATTTATGAAGGATCAAAACCTCAATATCGGAAGAACACGCCCATTTCGCGACCATGCGGACTATACAGACAAGGTGCTGAACAGTATCGAAGAAGCGGCAGAAAGAATTAACGCCGAAATGATACTCACGACTGAAAAAGACTACGTAAAACTACCCGATGAAAGAAAACATAAGTACGCCTACGCCGCCATTGATGTCGAACTCAACGACCTCAACGGCTTCCTAAACGCACTGAATATTTAACCAAGAAATCTCCCAGCATACTTACTAATTTTCAGCTATTCACTAAAGAATTAAGACTGATACGCAACAGACTTCCATGGATGGAAGCCCTGAAGTATGCAGCATAAAGGCTTTGCCAAGCGTAGCGCCAGGGAAATTCTCAGGATGATGAATTTCCCAGGTTATATGGATGGTAAATTCCATAGATTAAATCAGACTAAGGGGAAATTTTTAGGGAAAACTTTCCCCTTAGAATCCCCTTAAAAACCCCTTTATCTGTCTGAATAATTTCCCGTCCATGGAAATTATTCTGCCGTTCGAAGAAAGAAGCTGCCTTCTCACTTACGCAAGCGAGCTTTCATCCATGAAAGCTTATGCTAATCACACGTTTGAGGTTGATAGGTAACAGGCTTCCATGGATGGAAGCCCCTGAAGGCGTAGCTGAATTGGGCTTTGCTCAATTCACGAAGCCGGAAGTGCGAGAGGGCAAGGTTTCCTTGCCCGAACAACAATGGAATTTCCATGGATGGTAAATTCCATACATAAAATCAGACCAGGGAAATTCTCAGGATGATGAATTTCCCAAATATACTAAGGTTAGTCCCCTTCGTTTATCTCCACACTGTTGAGCACCTTCTCCATAAGCGATACAAGCTTGGGCATATTCTCATCATACCGGGTGTAGATGTGCCACAGATCCTTGCCCTCGGTGAAAACAATGGAATCGGTACTAACTTCAAGACCCTTGGTGTTCGCTGTTCCCTTGACGAAATACCCCTTTCGTCCGTTTATTTCTACAGGATAGAGGTCATACTTATAGCGGCTTATACCTTTGGTTTTCTTAACGGTCTTTGCGAAGCCCTTGGAGTACTCCTCTGCATCCGGTTCGGAATCTTTGGCTGTGAGTTCGATCAAAGTGAACTCAAAATAACCCGAACGGTAGGTGTACATCTCATAGCCGTCCAGCCTGTCCTTTGCATTCTCATAGGAGGGGAGCTTGACCTCTTCAAGGCTTGAGGGGGCGATTATGGAAATCCCTGTATCCCCTATGGAGCGGAACTGCCACTCCTCTGCCAAAACCTGATCCGTTGTTAGCTGGGATTCTGCACTGGTATCTTTGCTCACATACTTATAAACAAATGTGCCGACCACTAGGGCAAATACAGCAACTGCGAAAATGATAAGAGCGACTTTAAGTTTACTCATTATTAAAAACCTTCGGTGATTTATTTAAAACAGTGTAACAGAACAGATAGTTTATATCAGTCAAAAGGATATTGAGCAACCGTAATCACAGTCCTAGATGGGTTATGTAACTAAAACAGGATGAAAACTGTTGACTTTTCAAAAAAATGGGTATTATATTTAATACTTGAACTTATCAAGAGTGGTGGAGGGATAAGGCCCTGCGAAACCACAGCAACCGCCCGATACCCGGGAAAGGTGCTAAATCCTTCCCTGGGCGGGGGAGATAAGTTACCATAACGAATTGGAACTTATACAGCCTCTTTCCATCCCGGGAAGAGGCTTTTTTTTTGGAGGAACTCATATGAAGTATCAAAGCATTGACACCATCGCCGTTCACGGCGGACACACACCCGACCCTGTTACGGGTGCCAGAGCTGTACCAATCTATCAGACCACAGCTTACCAATTCAAGGACGCAGACCATGCGGCAAGGCTTTTTGACCTTGCAGAACCGGGCTATATCTACACTCGCCTGAACAACCCAACTGTTGAAGTTCTTGAGAACCGAATGTCAATGCTTGAAGGCGGCACAGGAGCTGTCGCCACATCCTCCGGTCAATTTGCTGAATTCATGGTTTTCACTTCCATCGCCGAGGCGGGGGATGAGATTATCACAACAAACAGGCTATATGGAGGTACCAACAATCTCTTTTTCAGCACATTCAAGAAGCTCGGTATCAAGTTTATCGGCATCGATCACGATGACTTCGAGGCTATCGAAGGTGCGATTACAGATAAAACAAAGGGGATATACCTAGAAACGGTATCAAACCCCGGCAACGATATACCGAATATGGAGAAGGTGGCAGAGATAGCCCATAGGAACGGACTACCGCTCATCGTAGACAATACGTACCCAACACCGTATCTTTGCAGACCGAAGGATTTCGGAGCAGATGTGGTTATCCATTCCGTCACAAAGTTTCTCGGCGGGCACGGCAACTCCATGGGCGGCGTTGCGGTGGACCTCGGAACCTTTGACTGGGCGGCTTCGGGCAGATTCCCCGGCTTCACCGAACCGGACCCCAGCTACCACGGTGTGGTCTATTCCGAAACCTTCGGGAACATGGCGCTGGCCGTTAAGATGAGGGTTCAGATCATGAGGGATATCGGCGGATGCATGACACCTATGAACGCATTCCTGCTCCTGCAGGGGATTGAAACTCTGCATCTGCGCATGGAGCGCCATGTGGAGAACGCAGGTAGGGTTGCGAGGTTCCTTGAAGGGCATCCCGCTGTGGAGCGTGTAAGCTATCCTGATCTTGATGGAAACAAAAACGCTGAACGGCTTAAAAAGTATCTCCCCAAAGGATCCGGTGCGATGCTCTCCTTCGAATTAAAGGGCGGATACGAGTCTGGCAAGGCATTCATCGAGGGTGTTGAGCTTGCAACCCACCTGACAAACCTCGGGGACACCAGAACTCTCGTAACCCATCCCGCAAGCACCACCCATCGCCAGCTCTCCACTGAGCAGAAGCAGGCGGCGGGCATCGGAGAGGGGCTTATCAGGATGTCCATCGGCATCGAAGGGAGCGAAGATATCCTTGCGGATCTCGAACAGGCACTCGCAAAGGCGGAGCAGGTTTAAGATGGAGCAGGGATCCGTCGGAATAGTTAAAACTCAATATGTCACATTCAAGAAGGATTTCTTTCTTGAAAGTGGACGGGTTATATCCCCCGTCACTGTGGCATATGAAACATATGGTGAATTGAACGAGGACGGCAGTAATGCCGTCCTCGTCTGTCACGCCTTAACGGGAAGCGCCCACGCTGCTGGCTATCACAGGGAAGATGAACAGAAACCCGGATGGTGGGACTCCATGATAGGCCCCGGAAAGGCTTTTGATACGGATAAATACTTCGTTATCAGCTCAAACTTCCTCGGTAGCTGCTTTGGCACCACAGGTCCCTCATCGGTGGATCCTGCCACAAAGAAACGATACGGTCTAAAATTCCCCGTAATAACTGTACGGGACATGGTTAAGCTCCAGAAGATGCTTGTGGACCACCTTGGCATCGAGAAACTGCTTAGCGTGTGCGGCGGAAGCATGGGGGGAATGCAGGCACTTGAGTGGGCGTGCACCTTTCCTTACATGTGCGAAAGCGTTATCCCTATCGCAACAACCCATGCCATAACCCCCATGGCCATCGCCTTCAACAGTATCGCAAGGTTCTCCATTCAAAAGGATCCCCGCTGGAACGGGGGGGATTACTACGACAGCGAATACCCGACGGACGGTCTCGCCATCGCAAGGATGGCTGGGCACATTACATACCTATCCGATCAGGCGTT encodes:
- the metX gene encoding homoserine O-acetyltransferase MetX, which gives rise to MEQGSVGIVKTQYVTFKKDFFLESGRVISPVTVAYETYGELNEDGSNAVLVCHALTGSAHAAGYHREDEQKPGWWDSMIGPGKAFDTDKYFVISSNFLGSCFGTTGPSSVDPATKKRYGLKFPVITVRDMVKLQKMLVDHLGIEKLLSVCGGSMGGMQALEWACTFPYMCESVIPIATTHAITPMAIAFNSIARFSIQKDPRWNGGDYYDSEYPTDGLAIARMAGHITYLSDQAFHNKFGRRFAAFEGIYDFSGFFEVENYLRYNGYKFTEFFDPNTYLYILKAMDIFDLSYGRITLKDALNLIQSDTFLISFTSDILFPPYQTEEIYNIMKKHGKNVRWENIESDYGHDAFLLEFEEQTKLISDFLAEKAG